In the Acidovorax sp. A79 genome, one interval contains:
- a CDS encoding class I SAM-dependent methyltransferase, protein MLALRMPWPLPALLAWACAWLIFVALQRAVPPVAALLAACLIGTAASVLGGSWWRRGLIAAGFPLSLALLGAASLPTWAWLVPLALLLLVYPLNAWRDAPLFPTPHHALQSLASQAPLPLGARVLDAGSGVGDGLKALRHAYPAAQLEGIEWSWPLRLLCALRCPWARVRRADMWAEDWSPYRMVYLFQRPESMARAAAKAQAELAPGAWLVSLEFAIPGVLPSVQLRAPGGRVVWLYRMPLNRVEA, encoded by the coding sequence ATGCTGGCCCTGCGCATGCCCTGGCCCCTGCCCGCGTTGCTGGCGTGGGCGTGCGCGTGGCTCATTTTTGTGGCCCTGCAGCGCGCGGTCCCACCGGTGGCGGCCTTGCTGGCCGCCTGCCTGATCGGGACGGCGGCCAGCGTGCTGGGCGGCAGCTGGTGGCGGCGCGGGCTGATCGCGGCGGGCTTTCCGCTGTCGCTGGCGCTGCTGGGCGCGGCCAGCCTGCCCACCTGGGCGTGGCTGGTGCCGCTGGCGTTGCTGCTGCTGGTCTACCCGCTCAACGCCTGGCGCGATGCGCCGCTGTTTCCCACGCCCCACCATGCGCTGCAGTCCCTGGCCTCGCAGGCCCCGCTGCCGCTGGGGGCGCGGGTGCTGGACGCGGGCAGCGGCGTGGGCGATGGCCTGAAGGCACTGCGCCACGCCTACCCGGCCGCGCAGCTGGAGGGCATCGAATGGAGCTGGCCCCTGCGCCTGCTGTGCGCCCTGCGGTGCCCCTGGGCCCGCGTGCGGCGCGCCGACATGTGGGCCGAGGACTGGAGCCCCTACCGCATGGTGTACCTGTTCCAGCGGCCCGAGAGCATGGCCCGCGCCGCCGCCAAGGCCCAGGCCGAGCTGGCGCCCGGCGCGTGGCTGGTGAGCCTGGAATTCGCGATCCCCGGCGTGCTGCCCAGCGTGCAGCTGCGCGCACCGGGGGGCCGCGTGGTGTGGCTCTACCGCATGCCGCTCAACCGCGTGGAGGCATGA
- a CDS encoding COG3014 family protein yields MTAHPSRFRPRLLWVLALSAALTGCATMQSHDKLATDMQNAGRSGGIPAAIAQLESTAKTEEEKTALLFNMERGELLRMDRRYPDSTNAFLLADIKVKEWEETAKTNPSKLMGTVGAALISERLKVYEGQDYEKVWVTTRLALNRMAVGDFENARVDIKRTHEREAIIAEFRAKETLAAEEEAKSKGATSGGKELNGYPVETLNDPEVLALKNGYQNALSHYLAGFLYEMLNEPGLAAPGYRKAIELKPETGVLEEGLRGLDTRTGFTWKRRQRMTDVLFIVEAGDAPARKPKAFTLPVPTGRGMVTASISYPVIEPSKDALLTTISAAGTDLKLEKVVDVNVMARRALKDEMPGMVLRGFTRAVAKGVLQNELQKRGGLIGGIIGAAASVATEQADDRMWRMLPGRVYVARGYLPPGEHVVSVNGRQLPQPIKIDGQYALVPLRMYDNSVLTGDVAMLGQLPTVAAAPQPAAAEPATTVRTTTTTTSRTRSVPKSVVKSTSATPAPAAKN; encoded by the coding sequence ATGACCGCCCACCCATCCCGTTTCCGCCCGCGCCTTCTGTGGGTGCTGGCCCTGAGCGCCGCCCTCACGGGCTGCGCCACCATGCAGAGCCATGACAAGCTGGCGACCGACATGCAGAACGCCGGGCGCAGCGGCGGCATTCCCGCGGCCATCGCCCAGCTCGAGAGCACCGCCAAGACCGAGGAAGAAAAGACCGCGCTCCTGTTCAACATGGAACGCGGCGAGCTGCTGCGCATGGACCGCCGCTACCCCGACAGCACCAACGCCTTCCTGCTGGCCGACATCAAGGTCAAGGAATGGGAAGAAACCGCCAAGACCAACCCCAGCAAGCTCATGGGCACCGTGGGCGCCGCGCTGATCAGCGAACGCCTGAAGGTCTATGAAGGCCAGGACTATGAAAAGGTGTGGGTGACCACGCGCCTGGCGCTCAACCGCATGGCCGTGGGCGACTTCGAGAACGCCCGCGTGGACATCAAGCGCACCCACGAGCGCGAGGCCATCATTGCCGAGTTCCGTGCCAAGGAAACCCTGGCGGCGGAAGAAGAAGCCAAGTCCAAGGGCGCCACCTCGGGGGGCAAGGAACTCAACGGCTACCCCGTCGAGACGCTCAACGACCCCGAGGTGCTGGCCCTCAAGAACGGCTACCAGAACGCCCTTTCGCACTACCTCGCCGGCTTCCTGTACGAAATGCTCAACGAGCCCGGCCTGGCCGCGCCCGGCTACCGCAAGGCCATCGAGCTCAAGCCCGAAACCGGCGTGCTCGAAGAAGGCCTGCGCGGCCTGGACACCCGCACCGGCTTCACCTGGAAGCGCCGCCAGCGCATGACCGACGTGCTCTTCATCGTGGAAGCCGGTGACGCCCCCGCGCGCAAGCCCAAGGCCTTCACGCTTCCGGTGCCCACGGGCCGGGGCATGGTCACGGCCAGTATTTCCTACCCCGTGATCGAGCCGTCCAAGGACGCGCTGCTGACCACCATCTCCGCCGCGGGCACCGACCTCAAGCTCGAAAAGGTGGTGGACGTGAACGTGATGGCGCGCCGCGCGCTCAAGGACGAAATGCCCGGCATGGTGCTGCGCGGCTTCACCCGCGCCGTGGCCAAGGGCGTGCTGCAGAACGAGCTGCAAAAGCGCGGCGGCCTGATCGGCGGCATCATCGGCGCGGCGGCCTCGGTGGCCACCGAGCAGGCCGACGACCGCATGTGGCGCATGCTGCCCGGCCGCGTGTACGTGGCCCGTGGCTACCTGCCACCGGGCGAGCATGTGGTGAGCGTGAACGGCCGCCAGCTGCCCCAGCCCATCAAGATCGACGGCCAGTACGCCCTGGTGCCCCTGCGCATGTACGACAACAGCGTGCTGACCGGCGATGTGGCCATGCTGGGCCAGCTGCCCACCGTGGCCGCCGCGCCGCAGCCCGCCGCCGCAGAGCCTGCCACCACCGTGCGCACGACCACCACCACCACCAGCCGGACGCGCTCGGTGCCCAAGTCGGTGGTCAAGTCCACCTCGGCCACGCCCGCGCCCGCCGCCAAGAACTGA
- a CDS encoding YcfL family protein, translating into MRTRFALAAAAPAIACAALTLTLATAARAQLHDPATPLAVASKVALRGEANSIAVREMRIVRKNDILVVQADMANMGRTDRTVFYRFKWLDNVGNQVGDGESWKQMSVLGLGQQTVKSVAPTSAAVDLRLEMNVEPR; encoded by the coding sequence ATGAGAACCCGTTTTGCCCTTGCCGCCGCCGCACCCGCCATCGCGTGCGCGGCCCTCACCCTGACCCTGGCCACCGCGGCCCGCGCCCAGCTGCACGACCCGGCCACGCCGCTGGCCGTGGCCTCCAAGGTGGCGCTGCGCGGCGAGGCCAACAGCATCGCCGTGCGCGAGATGCGCATCGTGCGCAAGAACGACATCCTCGTCGTGCAGGCCGACATGGCCAACATGGGCCGCACCGACCGCACCGTGTTCTATCGCTTCAAGTGGCTGGACAACGTGGGCAACCAGGTGGGCGACGGCGAATCGTGGAAGCAGATGAGCGTGCTCGGCCTGGGCCAGCAAACCGTCAAGAGCGTGGCGCCGACCAGCGCCGCCGTCGACCTGCGCCTGGAAATGAACGTAGAACCGCGCTGA
- the lpoB gene encoding penicillin-binding protein activator LpoB, whose product MQRNTIQRTTLILAFAASTLALSACQNLSSPTVRFDRQVNYGDAKAVELVTNEFGSTDLQMIAEKMTGGLLETGIFQGRPTVTISTVKNKTSEYIDTTNVMNSIQTALVKSGKVRFVRSINEMQAGVDELQRQNQSGLYKQGTTAKVGQMTAAKYSMEGELTSIVKQNNATKDVYYKFTLKLFDVQEGTIEWQDEKEIRKTSKR is encoded by the coding sequence ATGCAACGCAACACCATTCAGCGCACCACGCTCATCCTGGCCTTCGCGGCCAGCACCCTGGCCCTCTCGGCCTGCCAGAACCTGTCCTCGCCCACCGTGCGTTTTGACCGCCAGGTCAACTACGGCGACGCCAAGGCCGTCGAGCTGGTGACCAACGAGTTCGGCTCCACCGACCTGCAGATGATCGCCGAGAAGATGACCGGCGGCCTGCTGGAAACCGGCATCTTCCAGGGCCGCCCCACGGTGACGATCTCCACCGTGAAGAACAAGACCAGCGAGTACATCGACACCACCAACGTGATGAACTCGATCCAGACGGCGCTGGTCAAGTCGGGCAAGGTGCGCTTCGTGCGCTCCATCAACGAGATGCAGGCCGGTGTGGACGAGCTGCAGCGCCAGAACCAGAGCGGCCTGTACAAGCAGGGCACCACCGCCAAGGTCGGCCAGATGACGGCCGCCAAGTACAGCATGGAAGGCGAGCTCACCAGCATCGTCAAGCAGAACAACGCGACCAAGGACGTTTACTACAAGTTCACGCTCAAGCTGTTCGATGTGCAGGAAGGCACGATCGAGTGGCAGGATGAAAAAGAGATCCGCAAGACAAGCAAGCGATAA
- a CDS encoding alpha/beta hydrolase, with protein MLNVQRFFSCAAPGRSLASPALAFFVATAGAVVLGGCAASPPPFYAAAMSGSLVNVYGPEASAGAPQAPPQAPAAPTQAPPPSEPFAPRPLPGADGATLQTLARSERTAPLRYRVIVIPGSGCAGMGPIADRYFAGLLHAQVLVLHKPGVDPQARTAPGDCAREFVQQDRLSTWLDHARAALVADARQRARDGAPALPQLLVGISEGAELLPALAPEVPQLAGLVLLSASGLDPQEAGRLQAQRLGAQEDWEELARVVAGSRPDTAVAQGRSLGYWRDLWSWPLTLPLVQSPWPVLQVWGGEDALVPPAAYERFAELAALRTEPYCARSLPDADHGLQRRAAGADGVQQVWAWAEQWARDPAAGLCAPLSR; from the coding sequence GTGCTCAACGTCCAACGCTTTTTTTCTTGTGCCGCACCTGGGCGGTCCCTGGCCAGCCCTGCGCTGGCCTTTTTCGTGGCCACGGCCGGGGCCGTGGTGCTCGGCGGCTGCGCCGCGTCGCCACCGCCGTTCTATGCGGCGGCCATGTCCGGATCGCTGGTGAATGTGTACGGGCCCGAAGCGTCCGCGGGCGCGCCCCAGGCGCCCCCGCAGGCCCCGGCGGCGCCGACCCAGGCCCCGCCGCCGTCGGAGCCGTTTGCACCGCGGCCCCTGCCGGGCGCCGATGGCGCGACGCTCCAGACCCTCGCGCGCAGCGAGCGCACGGCACCGCTGCGCTACCGCGTGATCGTCATCCCCGGCTCCGGCTGCGCGGGCATGGGCCCGATTGCAGACCGCTATTTCGCCGGCCTGCTGCACGCGCAGGTGCTGGTGCTGCACAAGCCCGGCGTGGACCCGCAGGCGCGCACGGCCCCCGGCGACTGCGCGCGCGAATTCGTGCAGCAGGACCGCCTTTCCACCTGGCTGGACCACGCGCGTGCGGCCCTGGTCGCGGATGCGCGGCAGCGCGCGCGCGACGGCGCGCCCGCGCTGCCGCAGCTGCTGGTGGGCATCTCCGAAGGGGCCGAACTCTTGCCCGCCCTCGCCCCCGAGGTGCCGCAGCTGGCGGGCCTGGTGCTGCTGTCGGCCAGCGGGCTGGACCCGCAGGAGGCCGGCAGGCTGCAGGCGCAGCGCCTGGGTGCGCAGGAAGACTGGGAGGAACTGGCCCGCGTGGTGGCCGGGAGCCGGCCCGACACCGCCGTGGCGCAGGGCCGCAGCCTGGGTTACTGGCGCGACCTGTGGAGCTGGCCGCTGACCCTGCCGCTGGTGCAAAGCCCCTGGCCCGTGCTGCAGGTGTGGGGCGGCGAGGATGCCCTGGTGCCCCCCGCCGCATACGAACGGTTTGCCGAACTCGCCGCCTTGCGCACCGAGCCCTATTGCGCGCGCAGCCTGCCCGACGCGGACCATGGCCTGCAGCGGCGCGCCGCCGGGGCGGATGGCGTGCAGCAGGTGTGGGCCTGGGCAGAACAATGGGCACGGGACCCGGCCGCAGGCCTGTGCGCGCCCTTGTCGCGGTAG
- a CDS encoding DUF4952 domain-containing protein has product MPCLSLFFLFLLLLLLLAPAAFGQTASCADFLAAQRRKPPGLEWTGCAEGHLHQLRALTATYRVPGAQAAAVERYLARHTGMARLHFVCCGWEPRSRHRGREGAGSLPGPQGLAYRVSMHSGETLVTRRGGWGAIPWFEVSVVLPLEPP; this is encoded by the coding sequence GTGCCGTGTCTGAGCCTTTTCTTCCTCTTCCTCCTCCTCCTCCTCCTCCTCGCGCCCGCCGCGTTCGGCCAGACGGCCTCGTGCGCTGACTTCCTGGCCGCGCAGCGGCGCAAGCCGCCGGGGCTTGAATGGACCGGCTGTGCCGAGGGCCACCTGCACCAGCTGCGCGCGCTGACCGCGACCTATCGGGTACCGGGCGCGCAGGCGGCGGCCGTGGAGCGCTACCTGGCACGCCACACCGGCATGGCGCGGCTGCACTTCGTGTGCTGTGGCTGGGAGCCCCGCAGCCGCCACCGGGGGCGCGAGGGCGCGGGCAGCCTGCCGGGGCCGCAGGGCTTGGCCTACCGCGTGTCCATGCACTCGGGCGAAACGCTGGTCACGCGCCGCGGCGGCTGGGGCGCCATCCCGTGGTTCGAGGTGAGCGTGGTCCTGCCGCTGGAGCCGCCGTAG
- a CDS encoding flavin reductase family protein, producing MPDSAIHSYQPRQGHGLPHDPFNAIVGPRPIGWISTQSAAGATNLAPYSFFNAFNYVPPIVGFASIGFKDTVRNVQETGEFVWNLATRDLAEAMNQSCANAPPEVSEFTLAGLTPRPSTQVRPPRVAESPVTFECRSTQILQLQGADGVQVPTWLVLGEVVAVHIDQRLLKDGVYDTANAGHILRAGGPADYFTVGPEQLFKMYRPR from the coding sequence ATGCCCGACTCCGCCATCCACAGCTACCAACCCCGCCAGGGCCACGGCCTGCCGCACGACCCCTTCAATGCCATCGTCGGCCCCCGCCCCATCGGCTGGATCTCCACGCAGAGCGCGGCCGGAGCCACCAACCTCGCGCCCTACAGCTTCTTCAACGCGTTCAACTACGTGCCCCCCATCGTGGGCTTCGCGAGCATCGGCTTCAAGGACACGGTGCGCAACGTGCAGGAGACCGGCGAGTTCGTGTGGAACCTGGCCACGCGCGACCTGGCCGAGGCCATGAACCAGAGCTGCGCCAACGCGCCGCCCGAGGTCAGCGAGTTCACGCTCGCCGGCCTCACGCCCCGGCCGTCCACGCAGGTGCGCCCACCCCGCGTGGCCGAAAGCCCCGTCACCTTCGAATGCCGCAGCACGCAGATCCTGCAGCTGCAGGGCGCAGACGGCGTGCAGGTGCCCACCTGGCTGGTGCTGGGCGAGGTGGTGGCCGTGCACATCGACCAGCGGCTGCTCAAGGACGGCGTGTACGACACCGCCAACGCCGGCCACATCCTGCGCGCGGGGGGCCCGGCCGACTACTTCACGGTGGGGCCGGAGCAGTTGTTCAAGATGTACCGGCCACGGTAG
- a CDS encoding LysR substrate-binding domain-containing protein — protein MSPRLPPLGALRAFEAAARLGRMTAAADELSVTPGAISRQVRQLEQHLGVPLFDGSKARPTLTPAARVLQPVLTTAFAHIAEAVREIGDGSRGPLDVACFSTFTVKWLIPRLFDFQARHPGIEVRLRTTADAGAGAAPARCDVSITAEEPGAARDTPACTRLFPEHLGPVLSPALAGRVALRQPADMAAPALQPLMLHTRTRRNAWAMWAAATGAPVPAAPPAGPEFEHYYFTLEAAVRGLGVAVAPWHLVLDDVRAGRLVAPLGFAASGYDYVLRRRAGAHPRIDVFCAWLQAQAEATAMPPGPQAP, from the coding sequence ATGAGCCCCCGCCTGCCTCCACTGGGCGCCCTGCGCGCCTTCGAGGCCGCCGCCCGCCTGGGCCGCATGACCGCGGCGGCCGACGAACTGTCGGTCACGCCCGGCGCCATCAGCCGGCAGGTGCGCCAGCTCGAGCAGCACCTGGGCGTGCCCCTGTTCGACGGCAGCAAGGCCCGCCCCACGCTCACCCCGGCGGCGCGCGTGCTGCAGCCCGTGCTGACCACCGCGTTCGCGCACATCGCCGAGGCCGTGCGCGAGATCGGCGACGGCAGCCGAGGCCCGCTGGACGTGGCCTGCTTCAGCACCTTCACCGTGAAATGGCTGATCCCCCGGCTGTTCGACTTCCAGGCGCGGCACCCGGGCATCGAGGTGCGCCTGCGCACCACCGCCGACGCAGGCGCCGGGGCCGCCCCCGCGCGCTGCGACGTGTCCATCACCGCCGAGGAGCCCGGCGCGGCGCGGGACACCCCGGCCTGTACGCGGCTGTTCCCCGAACACCTGGGCCCGGTGCTGAGCCCCGCGCTGGCCGGGCGCGTGGCCCTGCGCCAGCCCGCCGACATGGCCGCTCCCGCCCTGCAGCCCCTGATGCTCCACACGCGCACGCGGCGCAACGCCTGGGCCATGTGGGCGGCCGCCACGGGAGCGCCGGTGCCTGCCGCCCCACCCGCGGGCCCCGAGTTCGAACACTACTACTTCACCCTGGAGGCCGCCGTGCGCGGCCTGGGCGTGGCGGTGGCCCCCTGGCACCTCGTGCTGGACGACGTGCGGGCCGGCCGGCTGGTGGCGCCGCTGGGCTTCGCGGCCTCGGGCTACGACTACGTGCTGCGCCGCCGCGCCGGCGCCCACCCCCGGATCGATGTGTTCTGCGCCTGGCTGCAGGCGCAGGCCGAGGCCACCGCAATGCCCCCGGGCCCGCAGGCGCCCTGA
- a CDS encoding tautomerase family protein, with translation MPFIRTHVPQDTPAATRTAIVQGVHQALVDSIGMPPDELFNLVAGYAPGEFACSRTFNGVARSDRVVVLEITLRRGRSDAMKRALYAAIAHNLHTLAGVAPADVFIFLHENDYSDWSVGHGRFAMDLVRQRGAPG, from the coding sequence ATGCCTTTCATCCGCACCCATGTTCCGCAAGACACCCCCGCCGCCACGCGCACGGCCATCGTGCAAGGCGTCCACCAGGCGCTGGTGGACAGCATCGGCATGCCGCCGGACGAGCTGTTCAACCTGGTGGCCGGCTACGCGCCCGGGGAGTTCGCCTGCAGCCGCACCTTCAACGGCGTGGCCCGCTCCGACCGCGTGGTGGTGCTCGAGATCACGCTGCGGCGCGGGCGCAGCGATGCGATGAAGCGCGCGCTGTACGCCGCCATCGCGCACAACCTGCACACCCTGGCGGGCGTGGCGCCGGCCGATGTGTTCATCTTCCTGCACGAGAACGACTATTCCGACTGGTCCGTGGGCCACGGCCGCTTTGCGATGGACCTGGTGCGGCAGCGGGGCGCGCCGGGCTGA
- a CDS encoding helix-turn-helix domain-containing protein: MARTSQAAPLGDTDPFTPTPASPVRVRARDMPADTHFEPHRHAWGQLAYCASGVVQVSVHAPGTATAYIVPPSRAVWIAPGALHAVAVLEAAAFRTLYIDPGVVPAGGANCRVMAVTPLLRELVSALDPVGGPHPGPAREAALTALVLDEIGQAESLALGVPLPGPHSDKRLRALCQAVLHEPGRYATLQHWAADSGASERTLARLFRAQFGMGFAQWRRQAVLAHALPRLARGEPVGQVAAASGYASESAFSAMFKAAMGQPPSGFIGKNMA, translated from the coding sequence ATGGCCCGTACCAGCCAAGCCGCTCCCCTGGGCGACACCGACCCGTTCACCCCCACGCCCGCCAGCCCCGTGCGGGTGCGGGCGCGCGACATGCCGGCCGATACGCATTTCGAGCCGCACCGCCACGCCTGGGGCCAGCTGGCCTACTGCGCCAGCGGGGTGGTCCAGGTGAGCGTGCACGCACCGGGCACCGCCACCGCGTACATCGTGCCACCCTCGCGCGCGGTGTGGATCGCCCCCGGCGCGCTGCACGCCGTGGCGGTGCTGGAGGCGGCCGCCTTCCGCACGCTCTACATCGACCCCGGCGTGGTGCCGGCTGGCGGCGCGAACTGCCGCGTGATGGCCGTGACGCCCCTGCTGCGCGAGCTGGTGTCGGCGCTGGACCCGGTGGGCGGCCCGCACCCCGGCCCCGCGCGCGAGGCCGCGCTGACCGCGCTGGTGCTCGATGAGATCGGCCAGGCCGAAAGCCTGGCCCTGGGCGTGCCGCTGCCCGGCCCCCACAGCGACAAGCGCCTGCGCGCGCTGTGCCAGGCCGTGCTGCACGAGCCCGGCCGCTACGCCACGCTGCAGCACTGGGCGGCCGACAGCGGCGCCAGCGAGCGCACGCTGGCCCGCCTGTTCCGCGCGCAGTTCGGCATGGGCTTCGCACAGTGGCGCCGCCAGGCCGTGCTGGCCCATGCCCTGCCCCGCCTGGCGCGCGGCGAGCCCGTGGGCCAGGTGGCGGCGGCCAGCGGCTACGCGAGCGAAAGCGCGTTCTCCGCGATGTTCAAGGCGGCGATGGGGCAGCCGCCCAGCGGGTTCATTGGCAAAAACATGGCCTAA
- a CDS encoding MFS transporter: MTTANVHGLPPASTPLRADASVIGLVGIAHLISHYSQLLLAPLFPWLKDAFQVGYTELGFLMTIFFVVSCAVQAGSGFVVDRFGPRPILFGGLALLGLAAFGFAASTSYAMLAAFSVLAGIGNGVFHPVDYTLLNRRVSAPRLGHAYSVHGITGSLGWALAPAMLVPIAIATSWRVALVCAGVLAFSVLLVLLASRRHLALPPMPAPTAAARSAATGAAGQGGNFAFLRIPAVWMCFAFFFFYAVALNVVQAFAPEAARQLHAVPVALAAMCLTVYMVASAGGMVLGGFLAADPSRCERIVGIGFGLAACVAVALALAHPPGALVPVLFGVMGFCAGIAGPSRDLLVKRSTPEGSTGRVYGIVYSGLDIGQALSPLLFGVLLDQGRFTAVLLGLAVVQGVLIASAFNVRRVRRTVAPVAA, encoded by the coding sequence ATGACCACCGCAAATGTCCACGGCCTTCCGCCTGCCTCCACCCCGCTGCGCGCCGATGCCAGCGTCATCGGGCTGGTCGGCATCGCCCACCTCATCAGCCACTACAGCCAGCTCCTGCTGGCGCCGCTGTTCCCGTGGCTCAAGGACGCGTTCCAGGTCGGCTACACCGAGCTGGGTTTCCTGATGACCATCTTCTTCGTGGTCTCGTGCGCGGTGCAGGCGGGCTCGGGCTTCGTGGTGGACCGCTTCGGGCCCCGGCCCATCCTGTTCGGCGGCCTGGCGCTGCTGGGCCTGGCGGCCTTCGGCTTCGCGGCCAGCACCAGCTACGCCATGCTCGCGGCGTTCTCGGTGCTCGCGGGCATCGGCAACGGCGTGTTCCACCCGGTGGACTACACGCTGCTCAACCGCCGCGTGAGCGCGCCGCGCCTGGGCCACGCCTACAGCGTGCACGGCATCACCGGCAGCCTGGGCTGGGCGCTCGCGCCCGCCATGCTGGTGCCCATCGCCATCGCGACATCGTGGCGCGTGGCGCTGGTGTGCGCGGGCGTGCTGGCGTTCTCGGTGCTGCTGGTGCTGCTGGCCAGCCGCCGCCACCTGGCGCTGCCGCCCATGCCGGCGCCCACCGCTGCGGCCAGGTCCGCCGCCACCGGCGCGGCCGGGCAGGGCGGCAATTTCGCGTTCCTGCGCATCCCCGCCGTGTGGATGTGCTTTGCGTTCTTCTTCTTCTACGCCGTGGCGCTGAACGTGGTGCAGGCCTTCGCCCCCGAGGCCGCGCGCCAGCTGCATGCCGTGCCCGTGGCGCTGGCCGCGATGTGCCTCACGGTCTACATGGTGGCCAGCGCGGGCGGCATGGTGCTGGGCGGCTTCCTGGCGGCCGACCCCAGCCGCTGCGAGCGCATCGTGGGCATCGGTTTCGGCCTGGCGGCCTGCGTGGCCGTGGCGCTGGCCCTGGCGCACCCGCCCGGCGCCCTGGTGCCCGTGCTGTTCGGGGTGATGGGTTTTTGCGCCGGCATCGCCGGCCCCTCGCGCGACCTGCTGGTCAAGCGCTCCACGCCCGAGGGCTCCACGGGCCGCGTCTACGGCATCGTGTATTCGGGCCTCGATATCGGCCAGGCGCTGTCGCCGCTGCTGTTCGGCGTGCTGCTCGACCAGGGCCGCTTCACCGCCGTGCTGCTGGGGCTGGCCGTGGTGCAGGGCGTGCTGATCGCCAGCGCCTTCAACGTGCGCCGGGTGCGCAGGACGGTGGCGCCGGTGGCGGCCTGA
- a CDS encoding VOC family protein: MPSSGAVVFAKDMQRLAAFYEGLCGLNVVHAESDHIVLESGAVQIVVHAIPQRIARAIAITQPPVVREETPIKLFFAVPDLAQARLRAVALGGQLAPAAREWEARGFRACDGHDPEGNVIQLRQHLA; the protein is encoded by the coding sequence ATGCCTTCGTCCGGCGCCGTCGTCTTCGCCAAGGACATGCAGCGGCTCGCCGCGTTCTATGAAGGGCTCTGCGGCCTGAACGTGGTCCACGCCGAAAGCGACCATATCGTGCTGGAGTCTGGCGCGGTGCAGATCGTGGTCCACGCCATCCCGCAGCGGATCGCCCGGGCTATCGCCATCACGCAGCCGCCCGTGGTGCGCGAGGAGACCCCCATCAAGCTCTTTTTCGCGGTGCCGGACCTGGCCCAGGCCCGGCTGCGGGCCGTGGCGCTGGGCGGGCAGCTCGCGCCCGCGGCCAGGGAATGGGAGGCCCGGGGCTTTCGGGCCTGCGATGGCCACGACCCCGAGGGCAATGTGATCCAGCTGCGCCAGCACCTGGCCTGA
- a CDS encoding DUF1993 family protein — protein MTSPLYNASVPVLRQMLGSLKDILAKTEAHATARKLDPDALLQARLFPDMFPMARQVLIACDFAKGVAARLAGAEVPSYPDADRPGFADLNERIDTVLAFVEGLPVEAFADAATRTITIQPGTARERQFPGEQYLLHYGLPQFFFHVTTAYALARHNGVELGKRDYMGKI, from the coding sequence ATGACATCTCCCCTCTACAACGCCAGCGTTCCCGTTCTCCGCCAGATGCTGGGCTCGCTCAAAGACATCCTGGCCAAGACCGAGGCGCACGCCACGGCGCGCAAGCTCGACCCCGACGCGCTGCTGCAGGCCCGGCTGTTCCCCGACATGTTTCCCATGGCGCGCCAGGTGCTGATCGCCTGCGACTTCGCCAAGGGCGTGGCGGCGCGGCTGGCGGGGGCGGAGGTGCCTTCGTATCCGGATGCGGACCGCCCCGGCTTTGCCGACCTGAACGAGCGCATCGACACCGTGCTGGCGTTCGTGGAAGGCCTGCCCGTGGAGGCGTTTGCCGATGCCGCCACGCGCACCATCACCATCCAGCCCGGCACCGCGCGCGAGCGGCAGTTTCCGGGCGAGCAGTACCTGCTGCACTACGGCCTGCCGCAGTTCTTCTTCCACGTGACCACGGCCTACGCGCTGGCCCGCCACAACGGCGTGGAGCTGGGCAAGCGGGACTACATGGGCAAGATTTGA
- a CDS encoding DUF3325 domain-containing protein — protein sequence MPDALLLVAALAANVVGLGWLALSMDAHWEQVRGTEPLRRSTVRTLRWMGAAGLLMALALCLAVDHASMASLVWFMALAGAALTIAFTLSWRPRVLGVLIAWVRRSGAGVAR from the coding sequence GTGCCTGACGCCTTGCTGCTGGTGGCGGCCCTGGCCGCCAACGTGGTCGGCCTCGGCTGGCTGGCCCTGTCGATGGATGCGCACTGGGAGCAGGTGCGCGGCACCGAGCCCCTGCGGCGCAGCACCGTGCGCACACTGCGCTGGATGGGCGCCGCCGGCCTGCTCATGGCCCTGGCCCTGTGCCTGGCCGTGGACCACGCATCGATGGCGTCGCTGGTGTGGTTCATGGCGCTCGCGGGTGCCGCGCTCACCATCGCGTTCACACTGTCGTGGCGGCCCCGCGTGCTGGGCGTGCTGATCGCCTGGGTGCGGCGTAGCGGCGCTGGCGTGGCCCGATAA